The DNA sequence AGATAATCGTAAGTTACGATCGATATTATACCAAACACTAATTGATAGAAATTTTTCAAGTTTCCTCGTTTACCGGATTTGACAAATTCCAAAGCGATGCCGCAAATGAATTGTCAGATATATGAGAGACGATCGATATCTAAGTAAAGCTGTAACATATTAATTGAAAACCATAGTCTACTGAAAATCAGGTTTCAGAGGCTTACCGAGCCTCGTTTAGGTAACAGTGAtgacaatttaaaaataatggAACGAATTAGTTATGAGAGAGGCGGAAGGTAATCGTAAGTTACGATCGATATTATTTCAAATACTGATTGATAGAAATTTTTCTTGGTACAATCGGTTTCTTTCCTCTCGAAGGAATAAGCCTTCGAAGAAGCGAAGCACGAGTTTACAACATCGCGGATCGTTTCACAGCTCGTTTTACGATTTCCTCTTTCGTAACGTTCCGTCGTGACAAAAAAGGTTGCTTTAACGGGCGTGAAATAATTTATTGTCACGAATGGCAATCCACTTTCGCAGCCGACCGGAAATCGTCGATCCGTTCACGAGGGTAGTTGCTGAACTTCCGACCCTCCTTCTTTTCCAACCGACAAGATCGGAAAATGATTACACGCCGAAACTTTCCTACTCTCGATCACGAACTTTTAAATAAGGTAGCCGTGGATCTCGTAAATAGTTCCATTCCGGATGATAACGAACGACCTACGATCAACTTACCgtattgtaataattatactGATATTACGCGATTTAAAGGTTATTTAAACGCCCTTACATGTAGATATTACAAATACGATACTTGAGATACCGTCGAGTACACGTCACCCTAATTACAGAGGCTCGAGAAAGTATTTGAACTGTTGTTAAAACACTTGATGAACTACCGTTATGCGTAATATGAAgcattttgcaattttatcaGCTCTATAACGAGATACGACTATCGTGATTTCACTCTATGCACAACGCATACAACTACGCTTGAATCACGAGGAAAAATACACGGAtatagataaaaaataaaaatataatcgcGACAGAAAATGAAGATAGTTTGAGACGATTTAAGAGAAAcgatttctttttctaatttatcagataggattttttaaataattgcggttaaaaaaggaaaatagaaaACATTATTTATCCAAAAGACTTGAGTACAAAACAAAGTTATATTAATGGGTATCGTTTTATTATACGCTATGGAGGAAACATATGAATAAACAAATAAACTAATATGTCGGTTAATGGCATTAGCTGTCTCGAGGGATTGTCACAAACTCTACGGTGATTAGTTTTATGCTAATTTTGCATACTGCTCGACGATAACATATCGTTTATCTTGGATTGCAATGTGTATCCGGTCCCGACGTCACACGTTTCGGAATTCGTTGAATGAAATAACTATAGATAAGCAATAACTATCTGAAACACGGGAATACACTTTGAAATTAACTTGTCACCGCGTAATCACTGACATTAAGGAGACAATTTACATGcttgtattataattataacatgTTATTTAGTCTCTGACTGATAAGCCAGATAATAATTCATTATACTTGCAATTTTAAAGTGAAATTTTATCATGTtgttatatatctatatatataaatgacGTTACTATAATGTACTTATGATTTTATGTTTTGACTGATATTTTATTCGCATGATAAGAAATTGGGAATAGACTAAACTACCTTTCCTCTGCAAGATAAATATTCCTAGATACTTCGTCAGATATTCGTCGTTTGTTAATTTTTAAACGGAACAAGTCTTACGCTCGAATCGAATAATTCATATCGCTGTTTTTATCTACTATCGTATGTATTATCAGAAGAGATATCACGAATTCGAATATACAGAATTTTTTGTTGTTCAAAGCACGATATCGAGTcacttcgtttatttattatttttctattttgtcCATTTTACCAAATTGATTTTCTTCGATTGGAAGGAAACGTTCGATATTTTCGTCGCTATCGGAGCCTCGCGATATTTTCCTTAATTTTCTTTCCCTTGCTTTCACCATTGAAACTAAAAATATTCTTTTCGGAACGAGAATAAATCATCGAAGAAACGTGGCAAATCCAAATTCGTGGAATTTCTCGTCGCTCAGACAACGATGTATTAAATCCTCTCGCTTATCGCGCAATTTTGTCAGATTGGTTTCCTTCGATTAATAGAATCCTCGCGCTGCACACCTTTATCGATATCCGAACCTCTCGCCGAAACTTCTTTCAATCCTTTTTCTCGTGTTTTCCTCACCGACAAAAGAAATATGTTTTCATAAGCCGTTTCGAGGACTCCGACCAGCCACGTCAACTAACACATAGACGAATTCGCGACACTCGATCAGCTCCGCGAACGACCATAAACGAAGGCGTAATTCATGCCCGCCTAAAGTGGTCTTTAAGCTGATCAACGATATGGTTGAGGACCACTAAAGTGGCCTTCACTTGCTGAAGGATAAGATCATCGATTTCTTGCGCTCTCTGCGTACTATTTCAGCCGATGAGAAGTTTAACAACGATCGCGATCTCTCCAACGGATATCGTTGTTTCTGTCTCTTTGTTTACGCGAATTTACGCGATTACGATGGATTCACTGTAAACAGCTGCTGCGAATGTATCCGACATTTAACACTGTGGATAGTTGGAACAATTAGCACGCCTGGATTCTCGAATGCtcgtatgttatatatttttcgcATTTATTTAGAGCAGGTTTACACGTTACATGAAAATTGATGAGAATTCGAGTTTCTGGATGATATGAAATGAGATATTATGCAGGATATTCTTTGGAATACGTTCGTTGAACGATGTTGCTGAATTCTCGAGTTTCGGTATTCGATTTAATGAAACACAAATCAACATTCGTCTAATCACATTATATTCACAGATAATAATTCAGTAATTCACAGATCAGATCTCACGGTTTCAGAAAAGTCGAAGGATTATCGACACCTGATTCGCGGACTCCATTTCAATCGTCACTGTCTCCTTTTTTTTCCTCAAACGGCCTGAAGCACTTTTGTTCCACATCAGTCGATACGTAATTTTTCATTCATCGCAAATTCGATTAGAATTTTAACGTCGTCCTAAatatttatcttcttctctttccttctttaaaAATCACAGCCGAAGATCGTTCTTATCAGGCACGTAATTTCGAACTTGTTCTCCATCGTCTCCCATAAATTCGATCGCAAGATCGAACATCCACAGGTGCTTCTATTCATCTCAATTTTTTCCTCGAAACAAACCTCTCTTCTTCGGAATCAGAAAAAGAACGCGTACATCTTCCTTCTAAGTAACTTGGAACATATCGATCGGAAACTACCCGATCCCGATTCCCGAGCAATTTCTCATCTTCCATAAGTTCGCTCTGTTTTTTTAAAATTCCGGAATTAGATCTAAACGTCCGATGCTTGTCAACTTACAACTTCGTTGCTCGACGAATTCTTCTCTCGAGATCAAAAACGAAGACCAGAAACTTCTCCTTCAAACATCCTCCAACTGCTTCGCTTCAAGTGTCACTCTTTCCTCGCCCTGTTCCCTTGGATTGTAACTTTCAGAAATTTCAATTGCACACGGTTTTGCTCGAGTCGCAGTCTGATCCGTCGGAAAAGCTTCTCTTCGCGACGCTGTAAACACAAGGAGGCAAGGTTTTCCCAAACGTAGGTAGAGAAGTGGAGGCGCAAAAGGGAAAAATCAATGGACCTAACTTCCTTCTTTCCAATTCCTCGACGTTCCAATCTCTTTGCTCTACTTGAAGACAGATACGCGAAGGAACGCGATCGATTCGAGGAATCGTAAAATTCTTCGGGATCAGAGAGGCGTGTCGGTCGTCATTGTTACACGTAGCCGTTCGCGTCCAACTTTAAGGCGGCTTCGTAAGAAGGCAATCCTTCGTCGGAGATTTCTTGTTCCGTGGCCTCGTTGCATTCCGTGGATCTCACGGTCGTGCTCAAGCTTAGTAAGGTAGACACCATGGGAGGGATTATAATTCCTGGCGTCTCTGCACCTTCGGGCTTCTTGTCGATGAAGTTGGGCAGGCTTCTTGAGTCGAAGATCAGACTGTCGTAGGTCGGCGGTGGTCCAGGGCCAGAGTTTGGCGTCACAGGACACGAAAGGGCGCCGTAGGTGCTCTCGTCCAAGTTTCCCTCGCCTGTCGATTGTCTCTCGCAGCACTGAAAAAACGGACATCGATATCGAGGAGTTTTAGAGTTTAGTTTTAGAACTTGACGGAGATCGAAACGAGATGAGCCTTATTTCGCGAGAAGCAAGTCTGCGATTCGAACGAAATAGTCACGAGGCAGTATGCTAATGAGCGTTTAAACGCTAGACGATTAATGTCCACGTGTCTAACATTGAACAATTAAAGCTTATATAATCGATACGCGAGTAATTATTTAATTCGTGCGAAATCTGGCCAATCGCACAAGACGAAACATTCTTAGAGATATCACGGTAGGAATTCCTCGAGGATGACCTATTTTACTTTTACTTAaaattttcatcattttttgttttatttttctaaCTTTCAGCTCCTCTAACTTTCCTCGTGAATTAATGTAAAAATTGTGAGTCTTTCGACAGGGACGTAACACACAGTTTTCATTGGATAAGAGTGCGGACGAAAGCCGAGCCAAGCGTGAAACGAAGATTCCTGATCGATAGGATCGTATTAGTTTAGCCAGGGTAACCGCAAACGATTTCACCGCAAATGATAGAGCATCGCGCGATTAGTCAGTTATACGGCATAATATAATCATCGCGTAATATGTTCGTATCGCGCTTAGCACAAGGCCGGATTAACCTGAACCTTAACAGGGTTGGTTTTCGTCGAAAACGAGGCTACCGATTTTAGCTATATCCTATCTGGAAATACGGATAAGATATCCGTTTCTCAGAACGATCGAGTAGATCCGACCATCACCTAAATCCAGCTCGATCTGATCGGGCCACGGAAACTTCGGTTCGCGTGTGCTATTTTAACTGAATCTTACATAACGTGCCGTTTAAGTGCACCACGTTCGTGAACGCGAATCATAATGAACACGGTGTATACAGTACTTTGCGTTGATAAATGCTTGAAATTACGACCGTCGTTTTCTCAAAGTGAGATCTTGCTATTGTTAACCCTTTCTGCTTGCCTTCGTGATAGTTGCTCGAGTCGAATTGTTTCCAGCGGAGTGCACTAACCCTTCGTTGACCCGacttatttctatttctatatttttcgtCATTGTCGTTATTTCGAACGTCAGATGAGAAAAAGTCGACGAAGCTACGTTGTCAGATTTTTTACACAGGCTAATCGATCTTACGTTGGCGAAATTATCCTTTCGTCTCTGTTAAATTATACCattatataaatgaaaatttcaccgTGTGAgaggaaaatttttatttcagaagAACGTTATAGTCGTGGTTAACGTGAAATAAATCGTCTATTCGTATAGAGACGTGTTAATTAAGCAATTTGATGCGCATCATGAGAAAGGTTACTCACAGCAGCGTGCGCTTCCGTGGTGAAGACCTCGAGGCTATGCACGTCTGGCTCTGTCCTCCAGTATTGCGGATACTCTTGCGGTCGGTTCTTCCGGATGCTCTTGTGACAACAGTAGCACATCAGTAGGACGACCATAATCACGCCGCTGAGCATCGCCCTGCAAGAAAACAGAGCCCGTGCCGCGAGTTAGAATAACGTGAGCGTGTAGCCAAGAGAGAAATGAGACCATCGAGCGTATATTTATCGCGCGTCAACCTCTTCCCTCATAGTTGTGTGGCCGTTTTAAATCATCTTCAGCCACGGTTCATCCTGTTATCGATTTTAGACGAGATTCGTAGACGTGCAGCCTCTCTTGTAGGGTGACGTACTCTTAAGACttttataatagaaatttgATGTTGATTGCTTATGAATGGGAGAATTACGTATGGTGGATTTAGAGGAAATCTAAATATACAAAACACGCGTAGAATGCAGGAAATATAGCGGCGTATAGAAACGCGTATGTTAAAATACAAGGTAAATTTCTCATGAATTAATTATCCTGAATTGTTCGTAATAGAAAACTTGTTTACCTATACGaggaaagaaatttaaatatgttcATGAGAATCtagaaaatacatataattcaaAAACATAGGTATAATACGAAGGTCGAAATACCAAGTATATACCGACAAGTTTTTATTTCAATAGTTATGTAAATCTATTTGTAGTGTTTTTTCATGTGTGTATTTACGATAGAAATTCGCTATTAGCAGCAACACCgtgataaataaagaaaatagtTTTCAAGTAACGTATCGTGATAAACAGCTACAGTTAATCGAATGAGATCTAAATTATGGGTTGACGTACGTTCGTTTCGTCTTTATTCCCTATCCAACCACAGTAAAACGtgcatttcaatattttagaacATTTCGTTTAAGTCGATCGCTCTAATATCGTTTCAATGGTATAATATATTCtgcaaaaatttgtttcgtagTATGATCGAGCGACGAGTTCCTTTGAAAAGCTTTTAGCATCCCTTAAAATTCCACCCAATAAAAAagtattagaaatataaaaaataatcgaTTTAAACGAATCACCCTCTATATTGTAGGCGACAGAAATGAAAAGAAACTTCGAAATCAAGGTACAGACATCAAAGAAGCTGTTCCTCCGAAAAAAgtgagtaaaaaaaaaaatctgtcGCTGATTGATTTAACACAAACTCAGACAGCAAAATATCAGTGTGGCTAATATTCGCTAATGTTAAACTTGGAGATTGTTGTTGCGAGTGCGATAATCGCTTTCACTCATCCTCAAAGTGTCCTTAATGGCTTTAACGCTTTTTGAAAGTTAGAAACTTGAGCGTAATGGCAGACGGTAAGCAACAGTCTCCGCCGTTAAGAGTCGTTTCACGCGGATAAAAGGACGA is a window from the Bombus affinis isolate iyBomAffi1 chromosome 9, iyBomAffi1.2, whole genome shotgun sequence genome containing:
- the LOC126920228 gene encoding uncharacterized protein LOC126920228 isoform X1; amino-acid sequence: MSYDSNPSVKRTAFRRTMTMLAAMEATSNKRNSTNMYEDAILPEYNVTTTASGAASKTSHFETDLHGNVNILLGGAMLSGVIMVVLLMCYCCHKSIRKNRPQEYPQYWRTEPDVHSLEVFTTEAHAARRKDNFANVRSISLCKKSDNVASSTFSHLTFEITTMTKNIEIEISRVNEGLVHSAGNNSTRATITKCCERQSTGEGNLDESTYGALSCPVTPNSGPGPPPTYDSLIFDSRSLPNFIDKKPEGAETPGIIIPPMVSTLLSLSTTVRSTECNEATEQEISDEGLPSYEAALKLDANGYV
- the LOC126920228 gene encoding uncharacterized protein LOC126920228 isoform X2, whose amino-acid sequence is MTMLAAMEATSNKRNSTNMYEDAILPEYNVTTTASGAASKTSHFETDLHGNVNILLGGAMLSGVIMVVLLMCYCCHKSIRKNRPQEYPQYWRTEPDVHSLEVFTTEAHAARRKDNFANVRSISLCKKSDNVASSTFSHLTFEITTMTKNIEIEISRVNEGLVHSAGNNSTRATITKCCERQSTGEGNLDESTYGALSCPVTPNSGPGPPPTYDSLIFDSRSLPNFIDKKPEGAETPGIIIPPMVSTLLSLSTTVRSTECNEATEQEISDEGLPSYEAALKLDANGYV
- the LOC126920228 gene encoding uncharacterized protein LOC126920228 isoform X3 — translated: MSYDSNPSVKRTAFRRTMTMLAAMEATSNKRNSTNMYEDAILPEYNVTTTASGAASKTSHFETDLHGNVNILLGGAMLSGVIMVVLLMCYCCHKSIRKNRPQEYPQYWRTEPDVHSLEVFTTEAHAACCERQSTGEGNLDESTYGALSCPVTPNSGPGPPPTYDSLIFDSRSLPNFIDKKPEGAETPGIIIPPMVSTLLSLSTTVRSTECNEATEQEISDEGLPSYEAALKLDANGYV